A genomic window from Gymnodinialimonas ceratoperidinii includes:
- a CDS encoding DegT/DnrJ/EryC1/StrS family aminotransferase, producing the protein MSKTIFTGNFTQQEPIPEAAIEAAVAVMRSGRLHRYNTAPGDDGEVAKLEQDFADLVGAKYCLAVASGGYAMGAALRAVGVAPGDEVLTNGFTLAPVPGAIAAVNAVPVFVEVTEALTIDLEDLSAKIDTSRAKVLLLSHMRGHLCDMDRLMEICDSAGVIVIEDCAHTMGGAWNGVPSGRHGLFGCYSTQTYKHINSGEGGLLVTDDAEMMARATMLSGSYMLFERHRAAPPPEVFAEIKYVTPNVSGRMDNLRAAILRPQLADLPAQVARWNALYRTVEEGLRNTPGLQVIERPEKESIVGSSIQVLLPGISAANIEAVVAGCKARGVELKWFGAPEPSAFTSRYDSWRYAPAQSLPETDRILTGLLDMRLPLTFSTEDAAIIAEIIRDEVLSIRTAA; encoded by the coding sequence ATGAGCAAAACAATCTTTACCGGCAATTTCACGCAGCAAGAACCGATCCCCGAGGCCGCGATTGAGGCGGCTGTCGCGGTCATGCGGTCGGGCCGTCTGCACCGCTACAACACCGCTCCCGGCGATGATGGCGAGGTCGCCAAGCTGGAACAGGATTTCGCGGATCTCGTGGGCGCGAAATACTGTCTCGCCGTGGCGTCAGGCGGCTACGCCATGGGCGCCGCCCTGCGCGCGGTGGGCGTGGCTCCCGGCGACGAGGTGCTGACCAACGGCTTCACCCTTGCCCCCGTGCCCGGCGCAATCGCTGCCGTGAACGCCGTTCCAGTCTTCGTCGAAGTGACCGAGGCGCTGACCATAGACCTCGAAGATTTGTCCGCGAAAATAGACACTTCGCGTGCCAAAGTGCTGCTCCTGAGCCACATGCGGGGTCACCTTTGCGACATGGATCGCTTGATGGAAATCTGTGACTCGGCAGGTGTCATTGTGATCGAGGATTGCGCCCACACGATGGGTGGCGCCTGGAACGGCGTGCCCTCGGGACGCCACGGGCTGTTCGGGTGTTATTCGACGCAGACCTACAAGCACATCAACTCGGGCGAGGGGGGGCTGCTTGTCACCGACGATGCCGAGATGATGGCGCGCGCGACCATGCTCTCGGGCTCCTACATGCTTTTCGAGCGGCACCGCGCCGCGCCGCCGCCCGAGGTCTTTGCCGAGATCAAATACGTTACGCCCAATGTCTCCGGCCGGATGGACAATCTGCGCGCCGCGATCCTGCGGCCGCAACTGGCCGATCTGCCGGCGCAGGTCGCCAGATGGAACGCGCTTTACCGGACGGTGGAGGAGGGGCTGCGCAATACGCCCGGCCTGCAAGTCATTGAAAGGCCAGAGAAAGAAAGCATCGTCGGCTCCTCCATCCAAGTGCTTCTGCCCGGCATCTCCGCGGCCAATATCGAAGCCGTGGTCGCGGGCTGCAAGGCGCGCGGGGTTGAGTTGAAATGGTTCGGCGCACCGGAACCCTCGGCCTTCACCTCTCGCTATGACAGTTGGCGCTATGCGCCGGCGCAGAGCCTGCCCGAGACGGATCGCATCCTGACGGGGCTCTTGGACATGCGGCTGCCGCTGACCTTCTCGACCGAGGACGCCGCGATCATCGCCGAGATCATCCGCGACGAGGTGCTGTCGATCCGCACCGCCGCCTGA
- a CDS encoding porin family protein codes for MRLTISAIALTAAVSATGAMAQDASQWTGFYAGFATNIISPEFDNSTAPTPLQEGTSFGAYGGYNYAVGDNFVVGAEVGYSGPVAFQTTNTTPDFEFDNVLNARVRGGYALGNALVYGSLGYQMVNYSAATGVSSEGSADGLVYGIGLEMLLNEQVSVRMDYTSTHMNPDAGTIDGGSSGEQIDANAVGLGVALHF; via the coding sequence ATGCGTCTCACCATTTCTGCAATCGCCCTCACCGCCGCCGTATCGGCGACTGGCGCCATGGCCCAGGATGCCAGCCAGTGGACGGGTTTCTATGCAGGTTTCGCGACCAACATCATCTCGCCCGAGTTCGATAACTCGACGGCACCGACCCCGCTTCAGGAAGGCACCAGCTTCGGCGCCTACGGCGGTTACAACTACGCGGTCGGCGACAACTTCGTCGTCGGTGCAGAGGTTGGCTACAGCGGTCCTGTCGCTTTCCAGACGACCAACACGACGCCGGATTTCGAGTTCGACAACGTCCTGAATGCCCGCGTCCGGGGCGGCTATGCCCTTGGAAACGCGCTGGTTTACGGCTCTCTCGGCTACCAGATGGTGAACTATTCCGCCGCAACCGGCGTCTCGTCGGAAGGCTCCGCCGATGGCCTCGTTTACGGTATCGGTCTGGAAATGCTGCTGAACGAACAAGTCTCGGTGCGGATGGACTACACCTCCACCCATATGAACCCCGACGCCGGCACGATCGATGGCGGCTCCTCTGGCGAGCAGATCGACGCCAACGCCGTAGGTCTGGGTGTCGCGCTACACTTCTGA
- the glmU gene encoding bifunctional UDP-N-acetylglucosamine diphosphorylase/glucosamine-1-phosphate N-acetyltransferase GlmU, producing MQATHRPLALIVLAAGAGTRMNSDLPKPLHPLGNAPIVAHTIAAGGALEPARLIVVTGHGAEQVEQALAEIAPEAVTVRQSPQLGTGHAVLQAAEALADFDGDAMVLYGDSPFFTPETLQAMRIARSAHDVVMLGFHPADPGRYGRLVMQDDKLQRIVEYKDATEAERAITFCNSGVLCADAATLMGLLSKVTNDNAAGEYYLTDIPELGIAEGLSATAIACDEAETIGINSRAELARAEAQFQSQRRAELIEAGVTMQAPDTVHFALDTHIGRDAVIEPYVVFGPDVTVESGAQIRAFSHLEGCHVSSGAVVGPYARLRPGAEIGNDAKIGNFVEVKAAEIAEGAKVNHLSYIGDATVGARANVGAGTVTCNYDGVMKHRTEIGADAFIGSDTMLVAPVKVGDRAMTASGSTITEDVPEAALAISRAKQVTKPGLAVKLRDRLKAIKAAKTKD from the coding sequence ATGCAGGCCACACACCGCCCCCTAGCCCTCATCGTCCTTGCGGCTGGCGCCGGGACACGGATGAATTCCGATCTGCCCAAGCCGCTGCATCCCCTGGGGAACGCGCCCATCGTGGCCCATACGATCGCCGCCGGCGGCGCGTTGGAGCCCGCGCGGCTGATCGTGGTGACGGGTCATGGCGCGGAACAGGTCGAGCAGGCGCTGGCCGAGATCGCCCCCGAAGCCGTGACGGTCCGGCAATCGCCGCAACTGGGCACCGGCCACGCGGTCCTGCAGGCGGCGGAGGCGCTGGCGGATTTCGACGGCGACGCCATGGTGCTCTACGGCGACAGCCCTTTCTTCACGCCCGAGACGTTGCAGGCCATGCGCATCGCGCGCAGCGCCCATGACGTGGTGATGTTGGGCTTCCACCCCGCCGATCCGGGCCGCTACGGGCGGCTGGTGATGCAGGACGACAAGCTGCAGCGGATCGTCGAATACAAGGACGCCACCGAGGCGGAACGGGCGATCACCTTCTGCAACTCCGGCGTGCTCTGCGCCGATGCCGCGACGCTGATGGGGCTGCTGTCCAAGGTCACCAACGACAATGCGGCGGGGGAATATTACCTGACCGACATCCCGGAACTCGGCATTGCCGAAGGGCTTTCGGCCACCGCCATCGCCTGCGATGAGGCCGAGACAATCGGCATCAACTCCCGCGCCGAGCTGGCCCGCGCCGAGGCGCAGTTCCAGTCGCAACGCCGCGCGGAGCTGATCGAGGCGGGGGTGACGATGCAGGCTCCGGACACCGTGCATTTCGCGCTCGACACCCATATCGGCCGCGACGCGGTGATCGAGCCTTATGTCGTCTTCGGCCCCGATGTGACGGTCGAATCCGGCGCGCAGATCCGCGCGTTCTCGCACCTCGAGGGTTGTCACGTCTCCTCTGGTGCCGTGGTCGGCCCCTATGCGCGCCTGCGCCCCGGCGCCGAGATCGGCAACGACGCGAAGATCGGCAACTTCGTCGAGGTGAAGGCCGCCGAGATTGCCGAGGGCGCGAAGGTCAACCACCTCAGCTACATCGGCGACGCCACGGTGGGCGCGCGCGCCAATGTCGGCGCCGGCACCGTCACCTGCAACTACGACGGCGTGATGAAGCATCGCACCGAGATCGGGGCGGATGCCTTCATCGGCTCCGACACCATGCTTGTCGCGCCCGTCAAAGTCGGCGACCGGGCCATGACCGCCAGCGGATCGACCATCACCGAGGACGTGCCCGAGGCCGCGCTGGCCATCAGCCGCGCCAAACAGGTCACCAAGCCCGGCCTCGCCGTCAAGCTGCGCGACCGCCTGAAGGCCATCAAGGCCGCGAAGACAAAGGATTAA
- the glmS gene encoding glutamine--fructose-6-phosphate transaminase (isomerizing): protein MCGIVGVLGNHEVAPILVEALKRLEYRGYDSAGIATVRDGVLDRRRAVGKLVNLSDALVHDPLSGKSGIGHTRWATHGGPSVANAHPHQAGRVAVVHNGIIENFKELRDKLPHREFVSETDTETVAQLCEDFLDQGMSPRDAAVETLRHLDGAYALAFLFEGEEDLIVAARMGSPLAIGHGEGEMFVGSDAIALGPMTNRITYLEEGDHAFVTRAGVEIRDAAGQLADREMQTVPAQSMQLDKGGHRHFMAKEIFEQPVVLSDCLGHYAESETARLSEQLDFTCTDRMIFVACGTAYYACAVAKYWFEQIAGIPCDVDIASEFRYRQPPVSDRSVALFVSQSGETADTLAALRYVKDRVARVVSVVNVAGSSIARESDLALPILAGVEVGVASTKAFMNQLGALANLAILAGRQRGHIDEARAAELHETLRGMPGLINQALALESKIAAQTAELSEAASVLFLGRGAMFPLALEGALKLKEISYIHAEGYASGELKHGPIALIDKSVPVIVFAPKDALFEKTISNMQEVMARDGKVWLVTDAEGAAQAGEGTWSTLVMPKVDPILAPMLYAVAAQLIAYHTALHKGTDVDQPRNLAKSVTVE, encoded by the coding sequence ATGTGTGGTATCGTCGGCGTCCTGGGCAACCACGAGGTTGCCCCGATCCTGGTCGAGGCGCTCAAGCGTCTGGAATATCGCGGCTATGACAGCGCCGGGATCGCCACCGTGCGTGACGGCGTGCTGGACCGGCGCCGCGCTGTCGGCAAGCTGGTGAACCTCTCCGACGCGCTGGTCCATGATCCGCTGTCGGGAAAATCCGGCATCGGCCATACCCGTTGGGCGACCCATGGCGGCCCCTCGGTCGCCAATGCCCATCCCCATCAGGCGGGCCGCGTGGCGGTGGTGCACAACGGCATCATCGAGAATTTCAAGGAACTGCGCGACAAGCTCCCGCATCGTGAATTCGTCAGCGAGACCGACACCGAAACCGTCGCCCAACTCTGCGAGGATTTCCTCGATCAGGGCATGTCCCCCCGCGACGCGGCGGTGGAGACCCTGCGCCACCTCGACGGCGCCTATGCGCTGGCCTTCCTATTCGAGGGCGAGGAGGACCTGATCGTCGCCGCGCGCATGGGCTCTCCGCTGGCCATTGGGCACGGCGAGGGCGAGATGTTCGTGGGCTCCGACGCCATCGCGCTCGGGCCGATGACCAATCGCATCACCTATCTGGAAGAGGGCGACCACGCCTTCGTCACCCGCGCCGGGGTGGAGATCCGCGACGCCGCGGGCCAGCTCGCCGATCGCGAGATGCAGACCGTCCCCGCCCAGTCGATGCAGCTCGACAAGGGCGGCCACCGGCACTTCATGGCGAAGGAGATCTTCGAGCAGCCCGTGGTGCTCTCCGACTGCCTCGGCCACTACGCAGAGAGCGAGACGGCGCGGCTTTCGGAGCAGCTTGATTTCACCTGCACCGACCGGATGATCTTCGTCGCCTGCGGCACCGCCTATTACGCCTGCGCGGTGGCGAAATACTGGTTCGAGCAGATCGCCGGCATTCCCTGCGACGTCGATATCGCTTCGGAATTCCGCTACCGCCAGCCGCCCGTCTCCGACCGCTCCGTCGCGCTCTTCGTCAGCCAATCGGGCGAGACCGCCGACACCCTCGCCGCCCTGCGCTACGTGAAGGACAGGGTCGCCCGCGTGGTCTCGGTGGTGAATGTCGCAGGCTCCTCCATCGCGCGCGAATCCGATTTGGCACTGCCGATCCTGGCGGGCGTCGAGGTCGGCGTCGCCTCCACCAAGGCCTTCATGAACCAGCTCGGCGCGCTGGCGAACCTCGCCATCCTCGCCGGCCGCCAGCGCGGCCACATCGACGAGGCGCGCGCTGCCGAGCTGCACGAGACCCTCCGCGGCATGCCCGGCCTGATCAACCAAGCGCTGGCGCTGGAAAGCAAGATCGCGGCCCAGACCGCCGAATTGTCAGAGGCCGCCTCGGTCCTTTTCCTCGGCCGCGGCGCGATGTTCCCGCTGGCGCTGGAAGGCGCGCTGAAACTGAAGGAAATCAGCTACATCCACGCCGAAGGCTATGCCAGTGGTGAGTTGAAGCACGGCCCCATCGCGTTGATCGACAAATCGGTCCCGGTGATCGTTTTCGCCCCCAAGGACGCGCTGTTCGAGAAGACGATTTCCAACATGCAGGAAGTCATGGCACGCGACGGCAAGGTCTGGCTGGTGACCGACGCCGAGGGCGCCGCGCAGGCCGGAGAGGGCACCTGGTCGACCCTTGTGATGCCCAAGGTCGACCCGATCCTCGCGCCGATGCTCTACGCCGTGGCGGCGCAGCTGATCGCCTACCACACGGCACTGCACAAGGGCACCGACGTGGACCAGCCGCGCAACCTCGCCAAGTCGGTCACGGTGGAATGA
- a CDS encoding HAD hydrolase-like protein, whose protein sequence is MRTVVFDLDGTLADTAGDLIASANAALAEMGHPPQLVMGSDDATAFAGGRAMLRLAAERMGHADGEALADAGYQALLDAYGRDINVHTTLYDGAVAAVDRLRARGDLVGICTNKPEGLAVELIARLGLTEHFPALIGADTLSTRKPFAEPLLETITRLGGSRDNAVLVGDTITDRKTAAAAGIPCILVTFGPTGRAVEDLNPEGLLDHYDDLERVIAEVLA, encoded by the coding sequence ATGCGAACAGTGGTTTTCGATCTCGACGGCACGCTGGCGGACACGGCGGGCGACCTGATCGCCTCGGCCAACGCGGCGCTGGCCGAGATGGGGCACCCGCCGCAACTGGTCATGGGCTCGGACGATGCCACCGCCTTCGCAGGCGGCCGCGCGATGCTGCGGCTGGCGGCCGAACGCATGGGTCACGCCGATGGCGAGGCGCTGGCCGACGCGGGCTATCAGGCGCTGCTCGATGCCTATGGCCGCGACATCAACGTGCATACGACGCTCTATGACGGGGCCGTGGCGGCGGTGGACCGGCTCCGCGCGCGCGGTGATCTGGTGGGCATTTGCACCAACAAACCCGAGGGTCTCGCGGTTGAGTTGATCGCGCGACTGGGGCTGACCGAGCATTTTCCCGCGCTGATCGGCGCTGACACGCTTTCCACCCGCAAGCCCTTCGCCGAGCCCCTGTTGGAAACCATCACGCGCCTCGGCGGAAGCCGCGACAACGCGGTGCTGGTGGGCGACACCATCACCGACCGCAAGACGGCAGCGGCGGCGGGCATTCCGTGCATTCTGGTGACCTTCGGCCCCACGGGGCGCGCCGTCGAAGACCTTAACCCCGAAGGGTTACTGGACCATTACGATGATCTGGAGCGGGTAATCGCGGAGGTTCTGGCCTGA